A window of Corvus cornix cornix isolate S_Up_H32 chromosome 4, ASM73873v5, whole genome shotgun sequence contains these coding sequences:
- the DLC1 gene encoding rho GTPase-activating protein 7 isoform X3, with amino-acid sequence MFLSRVLDTAMPVISEKEKAEIEAKEACDWLRAAGFPQYAQLYEDLLFPVDIALVKREHDFLDRDAIEALCRRLNTLNKCAVMKLEISPHRKRSEDSDEDEPCAISGKWTFQRDSKRWSRLEEFDVFPPKPDLNIPSPEAPHLTNAASRESVLTDLSERQEVASILSISSTSSHQPTLQSEASTTRTNSVVSVCSSSNFVANDDSFSSLPSPRELNFSFNTKANEKNAKSKTKSLLKRMESLKIKSSHHGKSKVPSKLGLIISGPILQEGMDEDKLKQLNCVEISALNGNHINFPMVRKRSVSNSTQTSSSSSQSETSSAVSTPSPVTRTRSLSAYNKRVGMYLEGFDPFNQSTFSDVMEQNFKNRGSFAEDTVFFIPEDHKPGTFPKALSNGNFSPTESNTSVNWRTGSFHGHGHLTLRRENSGDSSKELGMGKRRNSSSSVSSRLSIYDNVPGSILYSSTSDLADLENEDIFPELDDILYHVKGMQRIVNQWSEKFSDEGDSDSALDSISPCPSSPKQIHLDVDNDRRTPSDLDSTGNSLNETEEPTGIQDRRDSGVGASLTRSSRHKLRWHSFQSSHRPSLSSASLQINCQSVAQMNLLQKYSLLKLTALLEKYTPSNKHGFSWAVPKFMKRIKVPDYKDRNVFGVPLQVNVQRTGQPLPQSIQQAMRYLRNHCLDQVGLFRKSGVKSRIQALRQMNESSTDSVNYEGQSAYDVADMLKQFFRDLPEPLMTNKLSETFLQIYQYVPKDQRLQAIKAAIMLLPDENREVLQILLYFLSDVTAAVKENQMTPTNLAVCLAPSLFHLNTLKRENSSPRVMQRKPSLGKPDQKDLNENLAATQGLAHMIAECKKLFQIPEEMSRGRNSYTEQDLRPLSLEELRGSSSNTEPSDYHCYLQDCVDDLLKEMKEKFKGWVSCSTSEQADLAYKKVCEGPPLRLWKTTIEISATPEDVLNRLLKEQHLWDEDLIESKVIEPLDSQTDIYQYVQNSMAPHPARDFVVLRTWRTNFPKGACVLLATSVDHDRAPMAGVRVNVLLSRYLIEPCGSGKSKLTYMCRIDLRGHMPDWYTKSFGHLCASEVVKIRDSFSQQNPESKEVKSR; translated from the exons GCGCTTAAATACTTTAAACAAATGTGCAGTGATGAAGCTAGAAATTAGTCCCCACAGGAAAAGG AGTGAAGATTCAGATGAAGATGAACCTTGTGCAATAAGTGGCAAATGGACTTTTCAGAGGGACAGCAAGAGGTGGTCGAGGCTTGAAGAGTTTGATGTCTTCCCTCCAAAACCGGACTTGAATATCCCGTCCCCAGAAGCTCCTCATCTTACGAACGCTGCAAGCCGTGAGAGCGTGCTCACAGACCTCAGCGAACGCCAGGAGGTGGCTTCTATTCTGAgcatcagcagcaccagcagccaccAACCAACCCTGCAGAGCGAGGCGTCTACCACCAGGACAAACTCAGTAGTGAGCGTTTGTTCATCGAGCAATTTTGTAGCCAACGATGACTCATTCAGCAGCCTGCCCTCGCCCAGGGAACTGAACTTCAGCTTCAACACAAAAGCCAATGAGAAGAATGCCAAGTCCAAGACAAAGAGCCTGCTCAAGAGAATGGAGagtcttaaaatcaagagttcTCACCATGGCAAGAGCAAAGTTCCTTCAAAGCTTGGCCTGATTATTAGTGGGCCAATCCTGCAGGAGGGCATGGATGAAGATAAGCTGAAACAACTTAACTGCGTGGAGATTTCCGCCCTCAATGGCAATCACATCAACTTCCCTATGGTACGAAAGAGGAGCGTCTCCAATTCCACccagaccagcagcagcagtagtcAGTCTGAGACGAGCAGTGCTGTCAGCACACCCAGTCCTGTCACACGAACACGCAGCCTCAGTGCCTACAACAAAAGGGTGGGCATGTACCTGGAAGGCTTTGACCCCTTCAATCAGTCAACGTTCAGTGATGTGATGGAGCAGAACTTCAAGAACCGGGGCAGTTTTGCGGAAGACACCGTGTTTTTTATCCCTGAGGATCATAAGCCTGGCACTTTTCCCAAAGCACTCTCCAATGGCAACTTCTCCCCGACAGAAAGCAACACCTCTGTTAACTGGAGGACAGGGAGTTTCCATGGACATGGCCACCTCACCCTCCGGAGGGAAAACAGTGGCGACAGCTCCAAAGAGCTAGGCATGGGAAAAAGACGCAACTCCTCCAGTTCGGTGAGCAGCCGCCTGAGTATTTACGACAACGTGCCAGGTTCGATCCTGTATTCCAGTACAAGCGACCTGGCTGACCTCGAAAATGAAGACATATTCCCAGAACTAGATGACATCCTATACCATGTCAAAGGGATGCAGAGAATAGTGAACCAGTGGTCAGAGAAGTTCTCAGATGAAGGGGACTCTGACTCAGCACTCGACTCCATCTCCCCATGTCCTTCCTCTCCAAAGCAGATTCACCTTGATGTAGATAATGATCGAAGAACACCAAGTGACCTCGACAGTACAGGGAATTCACTGAATGAAACAGAAGAGCCCACAGGGATCCAGGACAGGAGAGACTCTGGGGTGGGTGCATCGCTGACACGGTCCAGCAG GCACAAGCTAAGGTGGCACAGCTTCCAGAGTTCCCACCGGCCCAGCCTCAGCTCGGCATCACTGCAGATCAACTGCCAGTCTGTGGCACAGATGAACCTGCTGCAGAAGTACTCTCTCCTGAAGCTGACTGCTCTCCTGGAGAAGTACACACCTTCCAACAAGCATGGTTTCAGCTG GGCAGTACCAAAATTTATGAAAAGAATAAAGGTGCCAGATTATAAAGACCGAAATGTCTTTGGAGTACCACTGCAAGTGAATGTGCAGCGCACGGGGCAGCCTCTTCCCCAGAGCATTCAGCAAGCCATGCGATATCTCCGCAACCACTGTCTGGATCAG gtTGGGCTGTTTAGGAAATCTGGAGTCAAATCAAGAATTCAGGCTTTACGTCAAATGAACGAGAGTTCCACAGACAGTGTCAACTACGAAGGCCAGTCTGCCTATGATGTAGCAGACATGTTAAAGCAATTCTTCCGTGATCTCCCTGAGCCTCTCATGACCAACAAACTCTCCGAGACCTTCTTACAGATATACCAAT ATGTGCCAAAGGATCAGCGTCTCCAGGCTATCAAGGCTGCCATTATGCTTTTACCTGACGAGAACAGGGAGGTCCTCCAGATTCTTCTCTATTTCCTGAGTGATGTCACAGCTGCAGTGAAGGAAAACCAGATGACACCAACAAACCTGGCCGTCTGCTTAGCACCTTCCCTCTTCCACTTGAACACTCTCAAAAGAGAGAATTCTTCCCCAAG GGTGatgcaaagaaaaccaagcCTGGGAAAACCCGATCAAAAGGACCTAAATGAAAATCTGGCTGCAACCCAAGGGCTAGCTCATATGATTGCTGAATGCAAGAAACTCTTTCAG ATACCTGAAGAAATGAGCAGGGGTCGGAACTCGTACACAGAGCAGGACCTGCGTCccctcagcctggaggagctcCGGGGCAGCAGTAGCAACACTGAGCCCTCCGACTACCACTGCTACCTCCAGGACTGCGTGGATGACTTACTCaaggagatgaaggagaagTTTAAAGGCTGGGTCAGCTGCTCCACATCAGAGCAAGCAGACCTGGCATACAAGAAG GTATGTGAAGGTCCCCCACTCCGATTATGGAAAACTACCATTGAAATCTCAGCTACACCAGAGGATGTTTTAAATCGTTTACTTAAAGAGCAGCATCTTTGGGATGAAGATCTTATAGAGTCAAAAGTAATTGAGCCTTTGGATAGCCAGACAGATATATACCAGTATGTCCAGAACAGCATGGCACCTCATCCAGCCAGGGACTTTGTAGTCTTAAG aaCATGGAGGACAAACTTCCCCAAAGGAGCTTGTGTGCTACTAGCAACCTCAGTGGACCACGACCGGGCACCCATGGCAGGTGTTAGAGTCAATGTGCTTCTGTCGAGGTATCTGATTGAGCCCTGCGGGTCAGGAAAATCGAAACTTACCTACATGTGCAGAATTGATTTAAG GGGCCACATGCCAGACTGGTACACCAAGTCTTTCGGACACTTGTGTGCATCAGAAGTTGTTAAGATACGAGACTCTTTCAGTCAGCAGAATCCTGAGAGCAAAGAAGTAAAATCCAGGTGA
- the DLC1 gene encoding rho GTPase-activating protein 7 isoform X4: MILTQIEAKEACDWLRAAGFPQYAQLYEDLLFPVDIALVKREHDFLDRDAIEALCRRLNTLNKCAVMKLEISPHRKRSEDSDEDEPCAISGKWTFQRDSKRWSRLEEFDVFPPKPDLNIPSPEAPHLTNAASRESVLTDLSERQEVASILSISSTSSHQPTLQSEASTTRTNSVVSVCSSSNFVANDDSFSSLPSPRELNFSFNTKANEKNAKSKTKSLLKRMESLKIKSSHHGKSKVPSKLGLIISGPILQEGMDEDKLKQLNCVEISALNGNHINFPMVRKRSVSNSTQTSSSSSQSETSSAVSTPSPVTRTRSLSAYNKRVGMYLEGFDPFNQSTFSDVMEQNFKNRGSFAEDTVFFIPEDHKPGTFPKALSNGNFSPTESNTSVNWRTGSFHGHGHLTLRRENSGDSSKELGMGKRRNSSSSVSSRLSIYDNVPGSILYSSTSDLADLENEDIFPELDDILYHVKGMQRIVNQWSEKFSDEGDSDSALDSISPCPSSPKQIHLDVDNDRRTPSDLDSTGNSLNETEEPTGIQDRRDSGVGASLTRSSRHKLRWHSFQSSHRPSLSSASLQINCQSVAQMNLLQKYSLLKLTALLEKYTPSNKHGFSWAVPKFMKRIKVPDYKDRNVFGVPLQVNVQRTGQPLPQSIQQAMRYLRNHCLDQVGLFRKSGVKSRIQALRQMNESSTDSVNYEGQSAYDVADMLKQFFRDLPEPLMTNKLSETFLQIYQYVPKDQRLQAIKAAIMLLPDENREVLQILLYFLSDVTAAVKENQMTPTNLAVCLAPSLFHLNTLKRENSSPRVMQRKPSLGKPDQKDLNENLAATQGLAHMIAECKKLFQIPEEMSRGRNSYTEQDLRPLSLEELRGSSSNTEPSDYHCYLQDCVDDLLKEMKEKFKGWVSCSTSEQADLAYKKVCEGPPLRLWKTTIEISATPEDVLNRLLKEQHLWDEDLIESKVIEPLDSQTDIYQYVQNSMAPHPARDFVVLRTWRTNFPKGACVLLATSVDHDRAPMAGVRVNVLLSRYLIEPCGSGKSKLTYMCRIDLRGHMPDWYTKSFGHLCASEVVKIRDSFSQQNPESKEVKSR, encoded by the exons GCGCTTAAATACTTTAAACAAATGTGCAGTGATGAAGCTAGAAATTAGTCCCCACAGGAAAAGG AGTGAAGATTCAGATGAAGATGAACCTTGTGCAATAAGTGGCAAATGGACTTTTCAGAGGGACAGCAAGAGGTGGTCGAGGCTTGAAGAGTTTGATGTCTTCCCTCCAAAACCGGACTTGAATATCCCGTCCCCAGAAGCTCCTCATCTTACGAACGCTGCAAGCCGTGAGAGCGTGCTCACAGACCTCAGCGAACGCCAGGAGGTGGCTTCTATTCTGAgcatcagcagcaccagcagccaccAACCAACCCTGCAGAGCGAGGCGTCTACCACCAGGACAAACTCAGTAGTGAGCGTTTGTTCATCGAGCAATTTTGTAGCCAACGATGACTCATTCAGCAGCCTGCCCTCGCCCAGGGAACTGAACTTCAGCTTCAACACAAAAGCCAATGAGAAGAATGCCAAGTCCAAGACAAAGAGCCTGCTCAAGAGAATGGAGagtcttaaaatcaagagttcTCACCATGGCAAGAGCAAAGTTCCTTCAAAGCTTGGCCTGATTATTAGTGGGCCAATCCTGCAGGAGGGCATGGATGAAGATAAGCTGAAACAACTTAACTGCGTGGAGATTTCCGCCCTCAATGGCAATCACATCAACTTCCCTATGGTACGAAAGAGGAGCGTCTCCAATTCCACccagaccagcagcagcagtagtcAGTCTGAGACGAGCAGTGCTGTCAGCACACCCAGTCCTGTCACACGAACACGCAGCCTCAGTGCCTACAACAAAAGGGTGGGCATGTACCTGGAAGGCTTTGACCCCTTCAATCAGTCAACGTTCAGTGATGTGATGGAGCAGAACTTCAAGAACCGGGGCAGTTTTGCGGAAGACACCGTGTTTTTTATCCCTGAGGATCATAAGCCTGGCACTTTTCCCAAAGCACTCTCCAATGGCAACTTCTCCCCGACAGAAAGCAACACCTCTGTTAACTGGAGGACAGGGAGTTTCCATGGACATGGCCACCTCACCCTCCGGAGGGAAAACAGTGGCGACAGCTCCAAAGAGCTAGGCATGGGAAAAAGACGCAACTCCTCCAGTTCGGTGAGCAGCCGCCTGAGTATTTACGACAACGTGCCAGGTTCGATCCTGTATTCCAGTACAAGCGACCTGGCTGACCTCGAAAATGAAGACATATTCCCAGAACTAGATGACATCCTATACCATGTCAAAGGGATGCAGAGAATAGTGAACCAGTGGTCAGAGAAGTTCTCAGATGAAGGGGACTCTGACTCAGCACTCGACTCCATCTCCCCATGTCCTTCCTCTCCAAAGCAGATTCACCTTGATGTAGATAATGATCGAAGAACACCAAGTGACCTCGACAGTACAGGGAATTCACTGAATGAAACAGAAGAGCCCACAGGGATCCAGGACAGGAGAGACTCTGGGGTGGGTGCATCGCTGACACGGTCCAGCAG GCACAAGCTAAGGTGGCACAGCTTCCAGAGTTCCCACCGGCCCAGCCTCAGCTCGGCATCACTGCAGATCAACTGCCAGTCTGTGGCACAGATGAACCTGCTGCAGAAGTACTCTCTCCTGAAGCTGACTGCTCTCCTGGAGAAGTACACACCTTCCAACAAGCATGGTTTCAGCTG GGCAGTACCAAAATTTATGAAAAGAATAAAGGTGCCAGATTATAAAGACCGAAATGTCTTTGGAGTACCACTGCAAGTGAATGTGCAGCGCACGGGGCAGCCTCTTCCCCAGAGCATTCAGCAAGCCATGCGATATCTCCGCAACCACTGTCTGGATCAG gtTGGGCTGTTTAGGAAATCTGGAGTCAAATCAAGAATTCAGGCTTTACGTCAAATGAACGAGAGTTCCACAGACAGTGTCAACTACGAAGGCCAGTCTGCCTATGATGTAGCAGACATGTTAAAGCAATTCTTCCGTGATCTCCCTGAGCCTCTCATGACCAACAAACTCTCCGAGACCTTCTTACAGATATACCAAT ATGTGCCAAAGGATCAGCGTCTCCAGGCTATCAAGGCTGCCATTATGCTTTTACCTGACGAGAACAGGGAGGTCCTCCAGATTCTTCTCTATTTCCTGAGTGATGTCACAGCTGCAGTGAAGGAAAACCAGATGACACCAACAAACCTGGCCGTCTGCTTAGCACCTTCCCTCTTCCACTTGAACACTCTCAAAAGAGAGAATTCTTCCCCAAG GGTGatgcaaagaaaaccaagcCTGGGAAAACCCGATCAAAAGGACCTAAATGAAAATCTGGCTGCAACCCAAGGGCTAGCTCATATGATTGCTGAATGCAAGAAACTCTTTCAG ATACCTGAAGAAATGAGCAGGGGTCGGAACTCGTACACAGAGCAGGACCTGCGTCccctcagcctggaggagctcCGGGGCAGCAGTAGCAACACTGAGCCCTCCGACTACCACTGCTACCTCCAGGACTGCGTGGATGACTTACTCaaggagatgaaggagaagTTTAAAGGCTGGGTCAGCTGCTCCACATCAGAGCAAGCAGACCTGGCATACAAGAAG GTATGTGAAGGTCCCCCACTCCGATTATGGAAAACTACCATTGAAATCTCAGCTACACCAGAGGATGTTTTAAATCGTTTACTTAAAGAGCAGCATCTTTGGGATGAAGATCTTATAGAGTCAAAAGTAATTGAGCCTTTGGATAGCCAGACAGATATATACCAGTATGTCCAGAACAGCATGGCACCTCATCCAGCCAGGGACTTTGTAGTCTTAAG aaCATGGAGGACAAACTTCCCCAAAGGAGCTTGTGTGCTACTAGCAACCTCAGTGGACCACGACCGGGCACCCATGGCAGGTGTTAGAGTCAATGTGCTTCTGTCGAGGTATCTGATTGAGCCCTGCGGGTCAGGAAAATCGAAACTTACCTACATGTGCAGAATTGATTTAAG GGGCCACATGCCAGACTGGTACACCAAGTCTTTCGGACACTTGTGTGCATCAGAAGTTGTTAAGATACGAGACTCTTTCAGTCAGCAGAATCCTGAGAGCAAAGAAGTAAAATCCAGGTGA
- the DLC1 gene encoding rho GTPase-activating protein 7 isoform X2, with protein sequence MHHPVKAPLRRSFSDHIRDSTARALDVIWKNTRDRRLAEIEAKEACDWLRAAGFPQYAQLYEDLLFPVDIALVKREHDFLDRDAIEALCRRLNTLNKCAVMKLEISPHRKRSEDSDEDEPCAISGKWTFQRDSKRWSRLEEFDVFPPKPDLNIPSPEAPHLTNAASRESVLTDLSERQEVASILSISSTSSHQPTLQSEASTTRTNSVVSVCSSSNFVANDDSFSSLPSPRELNFSFNTKANEKNAKSKTKSLLKRMESLKIKSSHHGKSKVPSKLGLIISGPILQEGMDEDKLKQLNCVEISALNGNHINFPMVRKRSVSNSTQTSSSSSQSETSSAVSTPSPVTRTRSLSAYNKRVGMYLEGFDPFNQSTFSDVMEQNFKNRGSFAEDTVFFIPEDHKPGTFPKALSNGNFSPTESNTSVNWRTGSFHGHGHLTLRRENSGDSSKELGMGKRRNSSSSVSSRLSIYDNVPGSILYSSTSDLADLENEDIFPELDDILYHVKGMQRIVNQWSEKFSDEGDSDSALDSISPCPSSPKQIHLDVDNDRRTPSDLDSTGNSLNETEEPTGIQDRRDSGVGASLTRSSRHKLRWHSFQSSHRPSLSSASLQINCQSVAQMNLLQKYSLLKLTALLEKYTPSNKHGFSWAVPKFMKRIKVPDYKDRNVFGVPLQVNVQRTGQPLPQSIQQAMRYLRNHCLDQVGLFRKSGVKSRIQALRQMNESSTDSVNYEGQSAYDVADMLKQFFRDLPEPLMTNKLSETFLQIYQYVPKDQRLQAIKAAIMLLPDENREVLQILLYFLSDVTAAVKENQMTPTNLAVCLAPSLFHLNTLKRENSSPRVMQRKPSLGKPDQKDLNENLAATQGLAHMIAECKKLFQIPEEMSRGRNSYTEQDLRPLSLEELRGSSSNTEPSDYHCYLQDCVDDLLKEMKEKFKGWVSCSTSEQADLAYKKVCEGPPLRLWKTTIEISATPEDVLNRLLKEQHLWDEDLIESKVIEPLDSQTDIYQYVQNSMAPHPARDFVVLRTWRTNFPKGACVLLATSVDHDRAPMAGVRVNVLLSRYLIEPCGSGKSKLTYMCRIDLRGHMPDWYTKSFGHLCASEVVKIRDSFSQQNPESKEVKSR encoded by the exons GCGCTTAAATACTTTAAACAAATGTGCAGTGATGAAGCTAGAAATTAGTCCCCACAGGAAAAGG AGTGAAGATTCAGATGAAGATGAACCTTGTGCAATAAGTGGCAAATGGACTTTTCAGAGGGACAGCAAGAGGTGGTCGAGGCTTGAAGAGTTTGATGTCTTCCCTCCAAAACCGGACTTGAATATCCCGTCCCCAGAAGCTCCTCATCTTACGAACGCTGCAAGCCGTGAGAGCGTGCTCACAGACCTCAGCGAACGCCAGGAGGTGGCTTCTATTCTGAgcatcagcagcaccagcagccaccAACCAACCCTGCAGAGCGAGGCGTCTACCACCAGGACAAACTCAGTAGTGAGCGTTTGTTCATCGAGCAATTTTGTAGCCAACGATGACTCATTCAGCAGCCTGCCCTCGCCCAGGGAACTGAACTTCAGCTTCAACACAAAAGCCAATGAGAAGAATGCCAAGTCCAAGACAAAGAGCCTGCTCAAGAGAATGGAGagtcttaaaatcaagagttcTCACCATGGCAAGAGCAAAGTTCCTTCAAAGCTTGGCCTGATTATTAGTGGGCCAATCCTGCAGGAGGGCATGGATGAAGATAAGCTGAAACAACTTAACTGCGTGGAGATTTCCGCCCTCAATGGCAATCACATCAACTTCCCTATGGTACGAAAGAGGAGCGTCTCCAATTCCACccagaccagcagcagcagtagtcAGTCTGAGACGAGCAGTGCTGTCAGCACACCCAGTCCTGTCACACGAACACGCAGCCTCAGTGCCTACAACAAAAGGGTGGGCATGTACCTGGAAGGCTTTGACCCCTTCAATCAGTCAACGTTCAGTGATGTGATGGAGCAGAACTTCAAGAACCGGGGCAGTTTTGCGGAAGACACCGTGTTTTTTATCCCTGAGGATCATAAGCCTGGCACTTTTCCCAAAGCACTCTCCAATGGCAACTTCTCCCCGACAGAAAGCAACACCTCTGTTAACTGGAGGACAGGGAGTTTCCATGGACATGGCCACCTCACCCTCCGGAGGGAAAACAGTGGCGACAGCTCCAAAGAGCTAGGCATGGGAAAAAGACGCAACTCCTCCAGTTCGGTGAGCAGCCGCCTGAGTATTTACGACAACGTGCCAGGTTCGATCCTGTATTCCAGTACAAGCGACCTGGCTGACCTCGAAAATGAAGACATATTCCCAGAACTAGATGACATCCTATACCATGTCAAAGGGATGCAGAGAATAGTGAACCAGTGGTCAGAGAAGTTCTCAGATGAAGGGGACTCTGACTCAGCACTCGACTCCATCTCCCCATGTCCTTCCTCTCCAAAGCAGATTCACCTTGATGTAGATAATGATCGAAGAACACCAAGTGACCTCGACAGTACAGGGAATTCACTGAATGAAACAGAAGAGCCCACAGGGATCCAGGACAGGAGAGACTCTGGGGTGGGTGCATCGCTGACACGGTCCAGCAG GCACAAGCTAAGGTGGCACAGCTTCCAGAGTTCCCACCGGCCCAGCCTCAGCTCGGCATCACTGCAGATCAACTGCCAGTCTGTGGCACAGATGAACCTGCTGCAGAAGTACTCTCTCCTGAAGCTGACTGCTCTCCTGGAGAAGTACACACCTTCCAACAAGCATGGTTTCAGCTG GGCAGTACCAAAATTTATGAAAAGAATAAAGGTGCCAGATTATAAAGACCGAAATGTCTTTGGAGTACCACTGCAAGTGAATGTGCAGCGCACGGGGCAGCCTCTTCCCCAGAGCATTCAGCAAGCCATGCGATATCTCCGCAACCACTGTCTGGATCAG gtTGGGCTGTTTAGGAAATCTGGAGTCAAATCAAGAATTCAGGCTTTACGTCAAATGAACGAGAGTTCCACAGACAGTGTCAACTACGAAGGCCAGTCTGCCTATGATGTAGCAGACATGTTAAAGCAATTCTTCCGTGATCTCCCTGAGCCTCTCATGACCAACAAACTCTCCGAGACCTTCTTACAGATATACCAAT ATGTGCCAAAGGATCAGCGTCTCCAGGCTATCAAGGCTGCCATTATGCTTTTACCTGACGAGAACAGGGAGGTCCTCCAGATTCTTCTCTATTTCCTGAGTGATGTCACAGCTGCAGTGAAGGAAAACCAGATGACACCAACAAACCTGGCCGTCTGCTTAGCACCTTCCCTCTTCCACTTGAACACTCTCAAAAGAGAGAATTCTTCCCCAAG GGTGatgcaaagaaaaccaagcCTGGGAAAACCCGATCAAAAGGACCTAAATGAAAATCTGGCTGCAACCCAAGGGCTAGCTCATATGATTGCTGAATGCAAGAAACTCTTTCAG ATACCTGAAGAAATGAGCAGGGGTCGGAACTCGTACACAGAGCAGGACCTGCGTCccctcagcctggaggagctcCGGGGCAGCAGTAGCAACACTGAGCCCTCCGACTACCACTGCTACCTCCAGGACTGCGTGGATGACTTACTCaaggagatgaaggagaagTTTAAAGGCTGGGTCAGCTGCTCCACATCAGAGCAAGCAGACCTGGCATACAAGAAG GTATGTGAAGGTCCCCCACTCCGATTATGGAAAACTACCATTGAAATCTCAGCTACACCAGAGGATGTTTTAAATCGTTTACTTAAAGAGCAGCATCTTTGGGATGAAGATCTTATAGAGTCAAAAGTAATTGAGCCTTTGGATAGCCAGACAGATATATACCAGTATGTCCAGAACAGCATGGCACCTCATCCAGCCAGGGACTTTGTAGTCTTAAG aaCATGGAGGACAAACTTCCCCAAAGGAGCTTGTGTGCTACTAGCAACCTCAGTGGACCACGACCGGGCACCCATGGCAGGTGTTAGAGTCAATGTGCTTCTGTCGAGGTATCTGATTGAGCCCTGCGGGTCAGGAAAATCGAAACTTACCTACATGTGCAGAATTGATTTAAG GGGCCACATGCCAGACTGGTACACCAAGTCTTTCGGACACTTGTGTGCATCAGAAGTTGTTAAGATACGAGACTCTTTCAGTCAGCAGAATCCTGAGAGCAAAGAAGTAAAATCCAGGTGA